Part of the Salvelinus fontinalis isolate EN_2023a chromosome 1, ASM2944872v1, whole genome shotgun sequence genome is shown below.
ggacccatagcggatgcaggcaatgaggcagtgatcgctgagatcctgattgaaaacagcagagatgtatttggagtgcaagttggtcaggataatatctttgagggtgcccatgtttacggattttgggttgtacctggtggtttCCTTGATATTTTgtttgagattgagggcatcgtggttgccccgacttcctagttaattaaatgtgcataattagtttaatcacgtaataataattacagagaattgatttgataaaataacagtcttcccCTTTAATGATGCCAAATACACGAcactacccatgctagattacggagaagtCATTTATAGAaaggcaggtaagggtgctctcgagaggttgatgcttatttataaaacccttttagTACTCATTCCCCCCTATCTGacatacctactgcagccctcatcctccacatacaacactcaTTCTTtaacagtcacattctgttaaagatcCCCATAGCACACCATCCCTGGgccgctcctcttttcagttcgctgcaactagcgactggaacgagctacaAAAAACACCcaaactggaccgttttatctccatctcttcattcaaagactcaatcatggacactcttactgacagttttaGCTGCTTCgactgatgtattgttgtctctaccttcttgccctttgtgctgttgtctgtgcccaataatgattgtttaaaaataaaggagagccgcacactctaggagctatatttttattttatttttaatcctagcccccgtccccgcaggaggcgtTTGCCTtctgataggccgtcattgttaataagaatttgttcttaagtgacttgcctagttaaataaaggtaaaataaaaaaaacatgaataatccaaaagttacattactgattacaattttggacaggtaactagtatcTAACGGataacatttagaaagtaacctacccaatccTGGCTATTGCTGCACACATGTACAATGTACACATACCGGTAGGATACATACTATTACACAAACACCGCTAATTTACATAACCAACTTCACCCTAATCACAGAACAACACATATTGACATGCTGTCCCGTATTGCTTGCAAAGAgtgtatcctgtttccagtgCCGCACGCAAAAGCTAACTTTATGAATAGCCTACAATTAGATATAATCGCCATCTACCACACATTTTCAAACCACATTGCATGAAGTTGTCTCTGCTTTTAACAAACACAAAAACTCTTTGACCACTCATTCTATTTTCCTCacaacatacagtggggcaaaaaagtatttagtcagccaccaattgtgcaagttctcccacttaaaaagatgagaaaggcctgtaattttcatcataggtacacttcaactatgatagACAAAATAAGGAAAGAaatgcagaaaatcacattgtaggattttttatgaatttatttgcaaattatggtggaaaataagtatttggtcacctacaaacaagcaagatttctggctctcacagacctgtaacttcttctttaagaggctcctctgtcctccactcgttacctgtattaatggcacctgttttgaacttgttatcagtataaaagacacctgtccacaacctcaaacagtcacactccaaactctactatggccaagaccaaagagctgtcaaaggacaccagaaacaaaattgtagacctgcaccaggctgggaagactgaatctgcaataggtaagcagcttggtttgaagaaatcaactgtgggagcaattattagtaaatggaagacatacaagaccactgataatctccctcgatcttgggctccacgcaagatctcaccccgtggggtcaaaatgatcacaggaacggtgagcaaaaatcccagaaccacacggggggacctagtgaatgaactgcagagagctgggaccaaagtaacaaagcctatgcaagggcattgaagatgaaacgtggctgggtctttcagcatgacaatgatcccaaacacaccgcccgggcaacgaaggagtggcttcgtaagaagcatttcaaggtcctggagtggcctagccagtctccagatctcaaccccatagaaaatctttggagggagttgaaagtccgtgttgcccagcaacagccccaaaacatcactgctctagaggagatctgcatggaggaatgggccaaaataccagcaacagtgtgtgaaaaccttgtgaagacttacagaaaacgtttgacctctgtcattgccaacaaagggtatataacaaagtattgagataaacttttgttattgaccaaatacttattttccaccataatttgcaaataaattcattaaaaatcctataatgtgattttctggagaaaaaaattctcattttgtctgtcatagttgaagtgtacctatgatgacaattacagacctctctcatctttttaagtgggagaacttgcacaattggtggctgactaaatacttttttgcctcaCTGTAAGTGCTGCAACCTTAAGTTACCCAAATGGAAAGGCCACCTGGTATCATACAATTCTCTGCAATGAAATGTACTTTCAACACGTGTAGGAAGCCAGGAATCAAATCATTAGTAAAAGCTGAAAGATTTATGCAATCTGAAAAGAAGCCAGAGTGTACTAGCGTTTGATGGAAACCGTTCCGACCCAGTTCTCGGCCTTACTATTCACACTTCAGGTTAAATGAAAAACAAATTAAAACTCAATACCACAGATACAATGCACAGAGACATTATAGTCCACCGATGCTTTTACCTTCTAAATAAAAAACAAAGGCACACCAGGCCTTAAATACAAATCACATGCAGTTTTTTTTCCATTCATTTGTAAAAAGTCTTTCATCTGTAATTTGAGAAAATAAGGAGAACAATGTTGGCATAACAGTTTAGCTACCATCAAAAGTCTACTATCAAAATTGGAAACAATGTTTCAATTTTAAGATTTGCCGATAGGACGAAATACAACGCTTCTACATGGAGCATGCGCGTGGACCATTGAGACCCGCAAGCAACTTCTTCGCAACCCTGGGGTGTATTCCTTACGTAAACTGTTTACCATTTAAGAACCAAATGGAAACAAACAGAGCAAAACGGGAGtttatattggacaaattcaggtaggtcacCTCCACGTTTcattctgtttgcttccgtttaaaaacttcttagggccAGGGGTTCTGCTAGCaaaacccctcgacaacattccgacaacattccgctgaaaaggcagcgcgggaaattgaaaaatattttttttaaatatgaaactTTCACAcaataaacttcttgttaatctacccatcgtgtccgatttcaaaaaggctttacagcgaaagcacaacatatgattatgttaggtcagagccaagtcacaaaaacacacacagccatatttccagccaaagataggagtcacaaaaagcagaaatatgaTTGTGATtttgtgattttgcagagagccaccaGAGAGCCATcatttcacagaaatactcataataaacattgataaaagatacaagtgttattcacagaattaaagatagacttctctttaatgcaactgctgtgtcagatttcaaaaatactttacggagaaagcacaccatgcaattatctgagtaCAGAGCTCAGACGACAAAATTAgccaaagaaatatccgccatgttggagtcaacattagtcagaaatagcattataaatattcacttacctttgatgatcttcatcagaatgcactcccaggaatcccagttccacaataaatgtttgatttgatcgataaagttcataatttatgtccaaattcctccttgttgttagcgcgttcagcccagtaatccatcttcatgaggcGCGAGCACTACGTCCAGACaaagtccaaaagttccgttacagacCGTAGAAACATTtgaaacgatgtatagaatcgatctttaggatgattttaacataaatcttcaataatgttacaACCGGAGaaatcctttgtctgtagaaaagccatggaacgagagctaccactcacgtgaacgagcgtcagagtttgtggcactctgccagaccactcacTCAAAGAGCACTTATGAGCacctcctttacagtagaagcctcaaacaagtttctaaagacggttgacatctagtggaagccttaggaagtgcataatgaccccatagacactgtgtattcgataggccaagctttcaaaaactacaaacctcagatttcccacttcctggttggatttttctcaggtttttgcctgccatatgagttctgttatactcacagacatcattccaacagttttagaaacttcagagtgttttctatccaatactactaataatatgcatatattagcatctgggactgagtaggaggcagtttaccctgggcacgcttttcatcctaaagtgaaaatgctgcccctatcccaaacaggttttaagaaacgttttgtAACAGAATCGTTGGATTGAAATCACCCCAAAAAGTAAATTAAAACATGGGCGTTTACAATTGCTTGTAACCACTGTCTGCAACATTTTCTCAACATAGAAGTCCAAAAGTAACTCCCTGATAAAAATGTTTTGGTCTAAAATAGTCTAGCAACAAGTCTTAACAGATGTTTGACTCATGGATTGTTCTACTACAGGTGACAGCCCTGAAAAAAAAACACAGGGAAGCATTGTCTATAGCCCAATTAAGCCAGTAGCCTGATAGGCCTAGAGCAAAGTCTACCCAAATCACCTTAACATAAACACACAATTATTTTCTAAGGCAAAACCAATCGCTGAATGGCTTCTTATTCGGGTCAAATAGGCCTTGTGGCGATGTGCCTGTGAACTGTTTTCTTCCGTCTCTACCCACAAACATACTgagcatacaaaacattaagaacacctgctctttccatgacatagactgaccaggtgaatccaggtgaaagttatgaccccttattgatgtcacctgttaaatccacttcaatcagtgtagttaaaggggaggagacgggttaaagaaggatttttaaacgttgagacaattgagacatggattgtgtaggtGTGCCAttgaggatgaatgggcaagacaacagtgcctttgaacgaggtatggtagtaggtgccagacgcaccggtttgtgtcagaAACTGCAACTTTCCCGTATGTATCTCAGACGAATTGGAGTTAACATAGGCCAGCATCAATGTTCCCTGTAAGCTAAGAATGGACACACAGCTCCCCTCTGACTGCTGTGCAGAAGAAATATGAGCCTGTGCaaagaagcacgagattgaaatTCACTCAACCTTCTACAGTTTTCCCCTTTAGTCAACACTGTCAACGTTTCGCTCAACTGTTGGAATTGTGATCaaatcaatgcaatattagccaATTTCAAtataccgaaacaaaacaaactatgcaagattTTGTATGCAAAAACTGACTGTGCAAGAGATTTTCTTGTAGGCAGAGCGCaatggagtaggattctattgcattgaaaGGCATGATTCATGTTTGTACTCTAAATTGGaataggattctattgcattgacaagCACGACTCAGGCTACTATTCTACACAGAccagtactctacacagaccagtgcGCAATAACCAATCGGAGCTGCAGTCGGCCTATTTGCAGATAgtcattgccatatatggatctgtgccattcactttgaactggactgtgtttaggCTACAGTATGAGCTGTCAcaagtagatgcgcttgttttgagatcaaagtgagAGCTCCATGTAACcatgtgtgcacatttgttcatattctttgctagttagtgagttattagctcaGTTATAGATCATTTCTAGTCAACAATTGGGGAGTGGTTGCTTCaaacaagagcacaaaatgtggaccgtctttgaaaagcgagtcaggtaaagagctttctTATGTCTAAATTAAAGGggaatttgttttattttaagacagccttgaataagctaagtagccaataggcagaacataatttgtctgattttctgtaataatggtatgggaataacaatgaattttattttgtacagtggtttcttgcatcagacacaacattttcagtcacctccttgaccGAAGGACAAGTGGTTATAAACAGGTTAATTTCAATCCCTGTAGgtttttttttcaaaagtctcttagtgttgaacaccacacattagctactactgtaggctgaatgatagaacagatatttccatgttaaaatgttatgtgaTGCATTTTTCTCcatcattgtttttgatggtaggccactctggtaggcctacattatgatcaaatagccacagtagcctacttgtaaCTTAAAGGGTgtagcctcagtgttcacagtaaaaagGGCCGAAAGTTGCAGAAAATTGTATTCATTTTCAAATTTGCGCTCAGCATACTCTGAAATGTTATTTGTGCCCAAATTTTGGGGGGGAAATAttggccagcgtccctgtggaacgctttcgacatcttgtagagtccatacacCAACGAAtgtaggctgttctgagggcaaaaggggtggagctcaatattaggaagatgttcctaatgtttggtatacccaGTGTAAAATATCGCTAAAGCAGTTAACATTCTGTTTTTAAGACATTGTGGTATAACAAACGCCAGAGTCTGATTACTATTAGGCTATAATTTACTTTGTGGCAGACACCATTCTGCAACCCATCCGGCTCCAGAAGAGATGAATGAGTTTCCATGGTCCTATTGGCCTATTATAAGCCAACAAGACAATGGAGGTCTATCAACACCGCATTCACAGCCCCACTTATAAGGTCGCTAACCATGGAACTGCTTGTTGCTTGTTGCTTGTCTCTGTTCCTCAGGTCGGTACATAGAGAACCATGGAGTGATCCACAATATTTGGTTCAACACTACGACCCAGGAGAAGAAACAGTACTACATGACCCAGTTTGTGGATTCCTACTGGGACAACGGGAGTCTGCCCATCTGGATAACAGCGCAGAGACAAGTGGgtgcaacacacacaaacacacaaataatctcattctctcttctctctcatacCTTTCTTAATTCCTTCCACATCCCTTGGTGGGTCTGAAGCTACTGTATAATTGTAATGTATTACAGCTCCGTTATAAATAAAGTTAGAATCATTTTCACCCTTTTTTCTGCCATGCAGGGTCTGAAGGCAGGCTCCCTCCACTTCCCCGGCACGGCCGCCACCTACAAAGGTGAGAGAGTGAAGGTCAGCCAGGTGGAACCTCGTTTCTATGAGCACAACAATGAGACAGACTGGAGGATCAATATCGACAAGGTGATTGGTCAGTGGTTCTCCAAGGAGGACCTAGACTTTGTGTCTTTGTACTTTGGTGAACCAGATGCAACGGGACACAAGTATGGACCAGATTCCCCGGAGCGCCGGGAGATGGTCCAACAAGTGGACCGGACCGTGGGATACATCCGTGATACCACCCGGAATCATGGCCTCTCTGATCGGCTCAACATCATTATCACTGCTGATCACGGAATGACCACTGTGCTCCGGAATGGCCTGGTCAACGAGATCATCCTGTCCGAGATTCCGGGATTTGACTTCCGGGATATCAAGTTCCAACTTGTGGATTATGGACCAACAGGAATGCTTCTCCCCAGAGAGGGATTGCTGGAGAAGGTGTACCAGGCCCTGAAAGGGGGCCACCCTCACCTGCATGTGTATAAGAAGGAGGACATGCCTGGTAGGCTTCACTATAGTAACCACCCTCGCCTCCTGCCCCTGATTCTCTTCGCTGATCAAGGATATGTCATCAATGGCGTGAGTGTGCCGAAACAGTGTCCTAACAGTACTATATTGTTGTTCTTTATACACGCTACTCAGAAGACGGGCCTAATTTTTCCTGATCAGGTCATGTGGTCAGAACAAACTCTCTTCATACTGTCTTGATGGCATGCATTGAAGTTCTGTTACCAAAAACCATTGCAATCTCTGCACTAAAACCCTATAAGCACTCTTTCGTTATCATCTGTACAGTTTTTCCCAGTCCAGTTCAACAAGGGAGAGCACGGCTATGATAACCAGATGATGGACATGAAGCCGTTCTTCAGAGCTGCGGGGCCTGACTTCGAGAAGAACCTGGCTGTGGGACCCTTTGAGACGGTCAACGTGTACCCGCTGATGTGCCACCTCCTGGGCATCAAACCGGAGGTCAACGATGGGTCCCTGGAGGTCACCCGCCAGATGCTGGTTCCCAAGAAGGACCAGGGATCCTATGAGAGTAAGCCTTTTAGTTTCTAATTTATTGACAGAACATTTATGTGCAGAACAACATAGGATATTCAAAATGTGAATGCTGCTTGGACAGAATTATAAACTTTTCCTATTCCCCATTAAGTGGGTTTACCAATGGAATTACATTAGTCTTTTGTACTTTTGGCTTCATAATAAAGAAACATATTTTGATCACATGAAAGTGAGCTTTTATTTGTCATCAACTGTTAACAGGTTAGTAATCAATATCAACAACAAAAAGCTTAAATGTTGAGGAAATGAATTTAGCTTGACCAAGAACAGAATCATAAGGTGTCTTTTTCTTACACTCCATTGCTCAAGTTTACCCAGGGAATTATATGACCCTTATCTCACGTTGTTGAACCTTTGCCTTTATAGAGAAACATGTTTTGAATACATCAGTAAGATCTACCAAAATGCCTATCCCATGATAACAATATTTCCCTTACTAGTTCTAAACCTTGAACCGTGCAGATGTATCTGATAAACTATATAACATATTCTGATAGTAAATGTTGCAGATCCATATCTTGTTTTATGCCTTGATATGAGAACGTAATCTAACAGGATGATCGCCATGTGGGTGTGTCCTACACAGCAAATTCCCCAGTGTTAAATGAACACTAAAGTGTGGACCCATATAGACAGTACTGACACTTTACACATTGCTTTGTGTAAAGCttttttgcatatttcccagagtgCTTTGGTTTTCATGAGAATTATTGAGTTACCACATGACTgaatttgttagtgacagagacatccTTGTTGCATACATCCAATTTATTCCTATGTACTTTACCAAGTGAGATTCTGAGTGAATATGTTATCATTTAAGGTCCCGAACAGACATTCTGATTCCCATCTAAAATAGGCTTTTGAGTGGCTAACATATCATAATATTTTTGGGGGATAGAAATGCTCAAAGTTAAGGAAAAAAAATGTTTCTCTCATGGCTTTCCTTctaactaccaggaagtttgaaaagacagactgagtgggcggggaacttatattcatgagctcaccttgactgacagctctttgacTGATAGCTCAACAAACTTGGATGCAGTGAGCAGTTGCACTAAAATCATCTCAAGCTAATTTGGTGATACACAGAGCAActcaaacaacattgaaattgcatcactaaccaggtttccatcctaCCTTTTTCTCAccgattggtagttagtcttgtcccatcgctgcaactcccgtacggacttaggagaggcgaaggtcgagagccatgtgtcctctaAAACACAatcccgccaagccgcactgcttgcttaacccagaagccagccgcaccaaagtgtcagaggaaacaccgtagaACTGGTGCCCGTAGTCAGCGTACATGCACCCGGCCCACAACAAGGAGTCGCAGAGGGCGGTGGAACAAGAACATCCCGGCCTGCCAAATCCTCAATTctgcgctgcctcatgggtctcctggtcacgCCCAGGTGCGACACAACCTGGGatcaaacctgggtctgtagtgacacctctagcactgcaatgcagtgctattgaccactgcgccactccgCAGGCCCTCCATGCAAcctttttatgcaagtaaagtacatgttaaataaaaaatgtcatgacaggcatcaaatcaaagtgtatttgtcacgtgcgcctaatacaacaggtgtagaccttacagtgaaatgcttactaagcaatagtgcaaaaaaggtattaggtgaacaaatggtaagtaaagaaataaaaacaacagttaaaagacagtgaaaaacagtagtgaggctatacagtagcgaggctataaaagtagcgaggctacatacagacaccggttagtcaggctgattgaggtagaatgtacatgtagatatggttaaagtgactatgcatatatgatgaacagagagtagcagtagtgtaaacaGGGGTTGGTGGATgatgggtggcgggacacaatgccgaaatcccggttagccaatgtgcgggagcactggttggtcgggccaattgaggtagtatgtacatgaatgtatagttaaagtgactatgcatatatgataaacttGATGGAAACAGCACATTTTTCAGGAAAAATGTCCAAATGACAACAAAATAAAAcacgctagacaaggtgggaacATTTTGTGTCTGGAAAATTAAATATGCTAGAAACTATGTAAGAAACCCTTTTAtgagcaaatattgatataataaccctCATATCAAAGTGAACTTGGAGTCACccgatgacatgttgtgtggtcctcccactacaactcgTCGGGGAAGCATGCAGGTTATTAGTCTACAGATTAAAtcaattatgatgaacttcacagggtggtgaaagtgcaaggtgatgagcttgatgctcctttctaaTAAATATCGAGGATCTTATTCTGTTGACATGATCATTGATGCTTGGCAGCTCTTTGACAAATGAAAAAAATTATCTTGCTCTTTTGTCCACAATAATCTTATCACGTAGGCTAtatgtgcgctctagccaacagcatgCAGATGCATCTGTATCTAGAGCGCATGTGCCAATGCAGAAGTGTACACACTTGCTATATAATGCAATTTTTTTGTTGAGAAAACCATCAgtggagttgaaaatgtgatgcaaacacatttaacttttttttttatgtatctcCACCACCTGTGctctgttggctagagtgcacatAGTAATACCATGGGAACACTTGCTATAAAATACAACATGCCATTTATTCGGTACTTGAGAATTTAAACAATGAATAAGAAATAAGAGTTTTTGTATGAGGACACAGTCTTGAAAAATCTGTGTCTTCGCGCGTCATGAGGAAGTTGCGCAGCTGCTAAAATTGGTTTCCTATTGAACTTACTTCTTTCCGAAATATATATTTGTAActgtattcctcctcctcttcaaccaaagaggaggagtagtgattgaaccaaggcgcagcgttgtgaaatgacatattttaattaaacaagacgggaaaaacacgaaacgaaaacacttgaataattaacaaaataacgtagacaaacctgaacatacgaacttacaataaaacacgaagaacgcacgaacagggaaaatagactacacaaaaatggCGATGTACAAACAagccgaacagtcccgtatgatgcaacaaacactgacacaggagacaaccacccacaccgaacactgtgaaacaacctacctaaatatgactctcaattagaggaaacgccaaacacctgcctctaattgagagccataccaggcaacccttaaaccaacatagaaacagaaaacatagaatgcccacccaaactcacgtcctgaccaactaacacatacaacaaactaacagaaataggtcaggaacgtgacaatattatagtttgatgacattttagggtatctgaggagtaaatacaaacttattttgacttgttgaaacaaagtttaggggtagatttttggattcctttctctgcaagttgaacgaCTGGATTACTCAAATCAATGGTGCCAACTatacagactttttgggatataaaaaggattttatctaacaaaacgacactacatgttatctctgggatGTGTTAACATGACAATGACAACATTTCAAtgaccctcccccctcccccctgttccatgctggctgaagacctagctagccactaactagctaacaccaggcaCAAATGAATAGTGCCATAGATGAATAGTATAAACTTTTAGTTATATTTGTTGACACCCCACAGTCAAGTTTTGGCACCAGTGGAGTAGCTATTTAGCtatataaaccacgcccctccGCAAACGCACCTTCTCCGATGTTGGTTACAAGGCAATACTTATTTACACTAGGTAAGAAAATATCATGTTGCTTTTGGTGTAATACAATTAGAATTAGGGTGATGTCACCCTATCCCCTTAATAATCCAACTGGTTGACATGGGGGAGTGGTCCAGTAACTATGATCAAACTTcatcaataagaatttgttcttattaactgacttgcctagttaaatacatgtaaaacaaacaaaaaaaataactgtatcaatgtagaagcaacagtAATTTTTCTAACTTTGGTCATCATACTTTCATCTAGTTTCAACCGAATATCCAATTTtatgaaaaacatgattttgaccgTTCATGACCTTTAAAAAGACCCTGCTGCTTGGTGAACCCAGAAGAAAACCAATTAAAACCCGAGTTAATGGTTAAATTATTAAATTACCCCATGTTTTGGTCATCTGAACAACCCAACATGTTGGGTTATTCACACAAcctgtcacattatgctggcttgcaaagtgatgtgtaattcctgttGAAATCAAGCCATATTGGGGATATCCAACCTTCAGAATTTTTTATTACCCACaactgcattcagaatgaccGCCAGGGTTGGGAAAACTGAAATTTGAGAGTACCTAAAGCATATATACTGGAACAACTGTTTCAGTAAAGGGTGAATTAAATAAAAGTAACATATTGGATTAGTTAAGAAAATGTATGTAATTTATATTTGAGAAGCAtaagattgattgattgattaattcgtGTAAATGAAAAAATGTAGACATTGAAACagataattcataaaaacaaCCTGCGATAGAGCATTTTGTGAAGTCTGAT
Proteins encoded:
- the LOC129860870 gene encoding ectonucleotide pyrophosphatase/phosphodiesterase family member 7-like — translated: MLLRLVLLSLLALSPSLAAPHQGSLPGVDSPHRSSRNNKLLLISFDGFRWDYDRDVDTPHLDTMGRDGVRAAYVTPPYLTITSPTHFTLLTGRYIENHGVIHNIWFNTTTQEKKQYYMTQFVDSYWDNGSLPIWITAQRQGLKAGSLHFPGTAATYKGERVKVSQVEPRFYEHNNETDWRINIDKVIGQWFSKEDLDFVSLYFGEPDATGHKYGPDSPERREMVQQVDRTVGYIRDTTRNHGLSDRLNIIITADHGMTTVLRNGLVNEIILSEIPGFDFRDIKFQLVDYGPTGMLLPREGLLEKVYQALKGGHPHLHVYKKEDMPGRLHYSNHPRLLPLILFADQGYVINGFFPVQFNKGEHGYDNQMMDMKPFFRAAGPDFEKNLAVGPFETVNVYPLMCHLLGIKPEVNDGSLEVTRQMLVPKKDQGSYENRDIQWDLFIGLSSVAGILALVFVVTTAHAMLKRTKMDRRSEVTHEDLNEKESDKQTSF